A genomic window from Alphaproteobacteria bacterium includes:
- a CDS encoding MerR family transcriptional regulator has translation MMITINHVSKITGFSAKMIRHYEKLGLLGKITRTSTNYRIYKKSDIDILHFIKRTKNLGFATEDIKILLNVWQNKKTNRLEVRHIALKHLDDLKVRIHDLQLMVNVLQELITQCEKNKHTDCPILASFIHSHS, from the coding sequence ATGATGATAACAATTAATCATGTCTCTAAAATAACTGGTTTTTCGGCAAAGATGATACGTCATTATGAAAAGCTAGGATTATTAGGAAAAATTACAAGAACTTCTACTAATTATAGAATTTATAAAAAATCAGATATTGATATATTGCATTTTATAAAACGTACAAAGAATTTAGGTTTTGCCACAGAAGATATTAAAATTTTATTAAATGTTTGGCAAAATAAAAAAACGAATCGTCTAGAGGTACGTCATATTGCGCTTAAACATCTTGATGATTTAAAGGTCCGGATTCATGATTTGCAATTGATGGTTAATGTTTTGCAGGAATTAATTACCCAATGTGAAAAGAATAAACATACGGATTGTCCAATTCTGGCATCCTTTATCCATTCTCATTCTTAA
- a CDS encoding LysE family translocator, translating into MSIELEAFLLFLKGLMVGFLIAAPIGPTGFLLIRRTLASGIIAGLVIGLGAALADSFYGFIAAYSLSFVGEFLARNGFLFSMIGFVVLCVLGIMEWYSTDAKEPKQSLNERKPSIAGCFLSSCSITLFNPMTLLSFVAVMTGLGVVGNGFAHLNNFVNNPFKIIFFVLGVFVGSLLWWMILTLSVAIVRHRLDWIIVRKLNRISAIFLIGFAFFVLYQGMTRTFF; encoded by the coding sequence ATGTCTATAGAACTAGAAGCGTTTTTATTGTTTTTAAAAGGTTTAATGGTTGGCTTTCTTATTGCAGCCCCTATTGGTCCCACCGGATTTTTATTAATTAGAAGAACTTTAGCCTCAGGCATTATTGCTGGCCTTGTGATTGGACTAGGTGCAGCTTTGGCAGATAGTTTTTATGGGTTTATTGCGGCCTATAGTTTAAGTTTTGTGGGTGAATTTTTAGCAAGAAATGGTTTTCTATTTAGCATGATAGGTTTTGTTGTTTTATGTGTGTTAGGGATTATGGAATGGTATTCAACAGATGCCAAAGAACCAAAGCAATCTTTGAATGAACGGAAACCTAGTATTGCAGGATGTTTTCTTTCATCTTGTTCAATTACCTTATTTAACCCTATGACCTTACTTTCTTTTGTTGCAGTTATGACAGGCCTGGGTGTGGTGGGCAATGGGTTTGCCCATTTGAATAATTTTGTGAATAACCCGTTTAAGATAATTTTCTTTGTCCTTGGGGTTTTTGTTGGTTCTTTACTATGGTGGATGATTTTAACCCTAAGTGTTGCGATCGTAAGACATAGATTGGATTGGATTATTGTCAGAAAACTTAACCGTATCTCAGCTATTTTTTTGATAGGATTTGCTTTTTTTGTTCTTTATCAAGGAATGACCAGGACTTTTTTCTGA
- the ruvX gene encoding Holliday junction resolvase RuvX → MPIFPIKDFFSSLLPNHAIFGLDYGQKTIGIALSDPNLIVASPLQTIYRKKFSIDIKILIDLIQTYKIGGLIIGLPLHLDGNQGRKAQAVNDFAKNIMMVLDLPITLWDERFSTIAADKMMLESNLSRKKRDLLIDQIAAAYMLQGALNYFKNKIKNENG, encoded by the coding sequence ATGCCGATTTTTCCAATCAAGGATTTTTTTTCATCTTTATTACCCAACCATGCTATATTTGGTCTTGATTATGGCCAGAAAACCATTGGTATTGCTTTAAGTGATCCAAATTTGATTGTCGCATCCCCTCTTCAAACGATTTACCGAAAAAAATTTTCAATTGATATAAAAATATTAATTGATCTTATTCAAACCTATAAAATTGGGGGGCTTATTATTGGATTACCCTTACATCTTGATGGTAACCAGGGAAGAAAAGCTCAAGCCGTTAATGATTTTGCCAAAAATATTATGATGGTGCTTGATTTACCTATAACCCTATGGGATGAAAGATTTTCAACAATAGCCGCCGATAAAATGATGCTTGAAAGTAATTTATCAAGAAAAAAAAGGGACTTACTTATTGATCAAATTGCAGCAGCCTATATGTTACAAGGGGCGTTAAATTATTTTAAAAATAAAATTAAGAATGAGAATGGATAA